Proteins from a single region of Runella sp. SP2:
- a CDS encoding redoxin domain-containing protein, which yields MKIQLETPEKDGRMVSMPNSQGVQRIVMVQEGQTAVRAVDSTGYLVTYQFQQMKKADLKFISFFKDKTTLTMQNVFLHSNDTLVCLERKGRLIFEKGSAVDINRFLQKYLLLERDSLQRRPLMRNVSEEIYRNLMRDIADRQWAEYQGFQSRQDESQNAFVQAAIESQYYHRVVFYNATKDWRDDMFDDLQRIRQVESSPKKYQEGLTPRLKLYIVPHEDAWMSPNYRRALLSFLGEKYVVDELSHKEPSKMMDFYNDVDKALANLPKTREETLNLALAEKGFWVAESEKGAFIERFERDFPQSKHLSGIKMRYWKNTPMVVGTQIPSLPALNQDSTSTTLQRLAGKKTLLLLWNTWEDSCQAALTAFGTLGQKIKNVQLATLCSKNRFESWKNALRNYPFNKPSEFHFYADYLIGDVLEAVFTTKRPLLILLDEKGRYVESGSLFDSQKISRWLKE from the coding sequence GTGAAAATTCAATTAGAAACTCCCGAAAAAGATGGAAGGATGGTGAGTATGCCCAATAGCCAGGGTGTTCAGAGGATTGTTATGGTACAGGAAGGACAAACAGCTGTTCGTGCAGTGGATTCGACGGGGTATTTAGTAACGTATCAGTTTCAACAGATGAAGAAGGCGGACTTGAAGTTCATTAGCTTTTTTAAGGATAAAACGACCTTAACAATGCAAAATGTGTTTCTCCACTCTAATGATACACTTGTATGTTTGGAAAGGAAAGGACGGTTGATTTTTGAAAAAGGGTCAGCGGTTGATATCAATCGTTTTTTACAAAAATATTTACTGTTGGAGCGGGATTCGTTGCAGCGTCGGCCGTTGATGCGGAATGTTTCGGAAGAAATATACAGGAATCTCATGCGAGACATTGCCGATCGACAGTGGGCGGAGTATCAGGGGTTTCAAAGTAGGCAAGACGAATCTCAAAATGCGTTTGTTCAAGCAGCTATCGAAAGCCAGTATTATCATCGAGTTGTGTTTTATAATGCGACCAAAGATTGGAGAGATGATATGTTTGATGACTTGCAAAGAATACGACAAGTTGAGAGTAGTCCCAAAAAATACCAAGAAGGTCTCACTCCCCGATTGAAGTTATACATTGTTCCGCATGAAGACGCGTGGATGTCGCCTAACTATCGAAGGGCACTGTTGTCGTTTTTGGGAGAAAAGTACGTGGTAGATGAACTTTCGCATAAGGAGCCCTCAAAGATGATGGATTTTTATAATGATGTAGATAAAGCCCTAGCTAATTTACCCAAGACGCGCGAAGAAACCCTGAATTTGGCATTGGCAGAAAAGGGTTTTTGGGTTGCGGAGTCAGAGAAAGGTGCTTTTATTGAACGTTTTGAGCGAGATTTTCCACAGTCAAAGCATTTGTCCGGTATTAAAATGCGGTATTGGAAGAATACACCAATGGTAGTAGGAACTCAAATCCCCTCGTTACCTGCCTTGAACCAAGATAGCACATCGACGACACTTCAACGTCTTGCGGGCAAGAAGACCCTCTTATTACTTTGGAATACGTGGGAAGATAGTTGCCAAGCGGCACTTACTGCATTTGGGACGTTAGGACAAAAAATAAAAAATGTTCAGTTGGCTACGCTTTGTTCCAAGAATCGTTTTGAAAGTTGGAAAAATGCCCTGCGCAACTATCCATTCAATAAGCCCAGCGAGTTTCATTTTTATGCTGATTATCTCATAGGAGATGTGCTAGAGGCAGTTTTTACGACTAAGCGTCCTCTGTTAATTTTATTGGATGAAAAAGGGCGATATGTAGAGTCGGGAAGTCTATTTGACAGTCAGAAAATAAGCCGATGGCTGAAAGAGTAG
- a CDS encoding aldehyde dehydrogenase family protein: MKTFQVISPVDGSVYLEREYVTASHIETVLTTAKAAQKAWKAVPLSERIAICERAVAYFIEHADAIGTELTWQMGRPIAYTPNEIRRGFQERARYMMQSAIGALSDVPVSEKEGFQRFIRREALGTVFVVAPWNYPYLTSVNVVIPALLSGNTVILKHAQQTPLCAERYAEAFKAAGLPEGVFQYIHTTHDYVARIIADSRVDFVAFTGSVSGGHAVQRAAAERFIATGLELGGKDPAYVRADANLAFAVENLVDGALFNSGQSCCGIERIYVHEKVYDEFVHGAVDLVNKYILGNPFDAGTHLGPMVRTSAAEFVREQIREAVSQGADALIDPSLFPSNQVGTPYLAPQLLVNVNHSMRIMTEETFGPAVGIMKVSSDEEAIALMNDSDYGLTASVWTGDADAALFIGNQIETGTWFMNRCDYLDPELAWTGVKDSGRGCTLSALGYEALTRPKSFHLRVGGF; the protein is encoded by the coding sequence ATGAAAACGTTTCAAGTCATTTCTCCTGTCGATGGCTCGGTTTATTTAGAACGCGAGTACGTTACAGCTTCCCACATCGAAACAGTATTAACTACTGCCAAAGCTGCCCAAAAAGCATGGAAAGCCGTTCCTCTGTCGGAACGTATTGCCATTTGTGAACGAGCAGTTGCTTATTTTATCGAACACGCCGACGCCATCGGTACTGAGCTAACGTGGCAGATGGGGCGTCCTATTGCTTATACGCCCAACGAAATCCGTCGAGGTTTTCAGGAGCGTGCGCGATATATGATGCAATCCGCTATCGGAGCCTTGTCTGATGTTCCAGTGTCCGAAAAAGAAGGTTTTCAGCGTTTTATCCGCCGCGAAGCCCTGGGGACAGTCTTTGTCGTGGCTCCTTGGAACTACCCCTATTTGACTTCGGTCAATGTGGTTATTCCTGCTTTGTTGTCTGGAAATACCGTCATCCTAAAACATGCTCAGCAAACACCTCTTTGCGCCGAGCGCTACGCCGAAGCGTTCAAAGCGGCGGGTTTGCCAGAAGGCGTGTTCCAATATATTCATACAACCCACGACTACGTAGCACGAATCATCGCCGATTCTCGCGTTGATTTTGTCGCATTTACGGGTTCGGTATCGGGTGGGCACGCTGTGCAGCGAGCAGCGGCGGAGCGTTTTATTGCAACAGGCTTAGAGCTTGGCGGGAAAGATCCAGCCTACGTTCGAGCGGATGCTAACTTAGCGTTTGCGGTTGAGAATCTTGTGGACGGTGCTTTGTTCAATTCGGGGCAGTCATGCTGCGGAATTGAGCGTATTTATGTCCACGAAAAAGTCTATGACGAGTTTGTACACGGTGCGGTGGACTTAGTCAACAAATACATTTTAGGTAATCCGTTTGACGCAGGCACTCACCTTGGCCCAATGGTGCGTACGTCGGCGGCGGAGTTTGTGCGTGAGCAAATCCGCGAAGCGGTAAGCCAAGGTGCAGATGCACTGATTGACCCTTCACTGTTCCCAAGCAATCAGGTAGGGACTCCTTATTTAGCACCTCAGTTGCTGGTCAACGTCAACCACTCGATGCGTATTATGACGGAAGAAACGTTTGGGCCTGCCGTCGGAATTATGAAAGTAAGCAGCGATGAAGAGGCGATTGCGTTGATGAATGACAGTGACTACGGGCTTACGGCGTCGGTGTGGACGGGAGATGCGGATGCGGCACTTTTCATTGGCAATCAGATAGAAACAGGTACGTGGTTTATGAATCGTTGCGATTATCTCGACCCAGAATTGGCATGGACAGGGGTGAAGGATTCGGGGCGTGGTTGTACTTTGTCGGCCTTAGGTTACGAAGCCCTTACACGACCAAAGTCGTTCCATTTGCGCGTGGGAGGGTTTTAA
- a CDS encoding glutamine amidotransferase-related protein has product MKNTIKIGLLECDHVRDEFRHIAGDYRNMFPALFLPLAPEWEFTFYDVSNGHFPASVDECDAYLSTGSKFSVYDDEPWIHTLKAFVADLYAHQKIYVGVCFGHQLLAEALGGKVQKSSVGWCVGVHQFTVSGVQFAVDGLPLEGSYPQWMQPFQQNVNLLMMCQDQVQVLPPDAQVLATAADCPVAMFQVGQRMLGVQAHPEFTVPYEEALMRSRVERIGETKTQQGLESLSQPLDSALVARWIVEFVASRL; this is encoded by the coding sequence GTGAAAAACACCATAAAAATCGGCCTTTTAGAGTGCGACCACGTTCGCGATGAATTTCGACACATTGCGGGAGACTATCGAAATATGTTTCCTGCTTTGTTTCTACCCCTTGCTCCCGAATGGGAGTTTACCTTTTATGACGTCTCTAACGGGCATTTTCCTGCATCGGTCGATGAGTGCGATGCGTACTTGAGCACAGGTTCTAAGTTTTCGGTTTATGACGATGAGCCATGGATTCATACCCTAAAAGCATTTGTAGCAGATTTGTACGCGCACCAAAAAATCTACGTAGGCGTTTGTTTTGGACACCAGCTTTTGGCGGAAGCCCTTGGAGGTAAGGTGCAAAAATCGTCGGTGGGTTGGTGCGTAGGCGTGCATCAGTTTACGGTTTCGGGGGTACAGTTTGCGGTTGACGGGTTACCTTTGGAGGGAAGTTATCCACAATGGATGCAGCCTTTTCAACAAAACGTCAATTTATTGATGATGTGCCAAGACCAAGTGCAGGTTTTGCCTCCCGACGCGCAGGTACTTGCTACTGCTGCCGATTGCCCCGTGGCGATGTTTCAAGTAGGCCAACGGATGCTCGGAGTGCAAGCACATCCCGAATTTACGGTTCCTTACGAAGAAGCATTGATGCGGTCGCGGGTGGAGCGAATTGGCGAAACCAAGACCCAACAAGGTTTAGAAAGCTTATCTCAGCCCTTAGATAGTGCCTTGGTGGCGCGTTGGATTGTTGAGTTTGTGGCGTCAAGGTTGTAA
- a CDS encoding TonB-dependent receptor produces MPTRNHAILVEATAVDKAITGKVVDETNSPLPGVSIVIKGSQKGTVTDANGQFKLDVPERATLVLSFVGYEPQEVAVGNQNVLNLTMKVDSKVLEEIVVIGYGTLKKSDLTGAVGSVKAEQLMERPAPSLTQALSGRMPGVQVNTNSGRPGGRTTIRVRGFSSINSSNNPLYVVDGVMLPQGNQNQFSSAIDYINPNDIVSVEVLKDASSTAIYGARGANGVILVTTKKGKAGEGTVTYNADFSVNTIGPNRPQVLNAKEYLAVEDLAWANMAKYDPAGWAAGRWAYLNPKLRRTDPRIFDSNGNPLYDTDWFKETSQNSLSQNHQLGFSGGNERTQYSFSLGYRDDQGLLKTSYMKRYSGRFTIDDQIKKWLKVGGTLSYNNQSENIVDQGDAVARQIVEDFPFMPTKYADGTYANNRDYPYAEGTMSSLHRLMGRKYILNTQTTIGSMYSNINLAKGLEMRTVFGINVQTQENNQSQTRTLNIGGNGNASTSNRKESFWSLENYLTYNKQFGDKHSLTALLGISWQETNLFSMSASINNFATDYFEFNNLGAGATNPGVGSGASRFAFNSYFGRINYSLANKYLVTLTGRADGSSKFGENHKFAFFPSGALAWRVSEEDFLKNNAVISNLKLRTSFGLTGNSEIPAYSSLSLLSSNYATIYGDARVAGTGLSRLANPDLRWEKTAQADVGAEISLFKGKVSIEADYYYRKTTDMLLDAPVPRTSGYATIRKNVGSMQNKGLELGINTVNIDRGGFQWNTTFNISFNRNKVLSLATPSDIFNVGGPNFTNPTNVIRIGEPVGSFWGLTRLGVWSESEREEAAKYTSYRNGLTVLPGDIKYLDVNGDKAITDADRSIIGNGSPKSWGAMTNTFRYNNFDLTLELQFSYGNDVMMMNLHASEDRQALANSYTSVLGAWTPQNQNSMIAEIRDTRAGYVTNVDSWWIKDGSFLRGRNLLLGYTVPSHVTSKLKLSRLRVYATTQNFFLALKDKIVGDPEVTPTNQGDGNSAFSQGMIWHNYPKPTTYMLGIQVGF; encoded by the coding sequence ATGCCAACGCGGAATCACGCCATTCTTGTTGAAGCAACTGCTGTGGACAAGGCCATCACAGGTAAAGTTGTGGATGAAACCAACAGTCCTCTTCCAGGGGTTAGCATCGTCATTAAAGGAAGTCAAAAAGGAACTGTAACTGACGCAAACGGTCAGTTCAAACTTGATGTACCTGAAAGAGCAACATTGGTTCTCTCTTTTGTTGGTTATGAGCCACAAGAGGTAGCAGTCGGCAACCAAAATGTGCTCAACCTGACCATGAAAGTGGACAGCAAAGTACTTGAAGAAATCGTCGTTATCGGTTATGGTACTTTGAAGAAATCTGACTTAACAGGTGCCGTAGGTTCGGTAAAAGCCGAGCAACTTATGGAGCGCCCTGCTCCGTCGTTGACGCAAGCCCTTTCGGGACGTATGCCAGGGGTACAAGTAAACACCAACTCTGGTCGCCCAGGTGGTCGTACTACGATTCGTGTTCGTGGTTTTAGCTCAATCAACTCGTCAAACAACCCACTTTATGTAGTGGACGGGGTGATGCTTCCACAAGGAAACCAAAACCAGTTTAGCTCGGCAATTGACTATATCAACCCGAACGACATCGTGTCGGTAGAAGTATTGAAAGATGCTTCTTCGACGGCGATTTACGGGGCACGTGGCGCCAACGGGGTTATCTTGGTAACGACAAAAAAAGGAAAAGCAGGCGAAGGTACTGTTACCTACAATGCTGATTTCAGCGTAAACACCATCGGGCCAAACCGTCCTCAAGTACTCAACGCCAAAGAATACCTTGCCGTTGAAGATTTGGCATGGGCAAACATGGCAAAATATGACCCAGCAGGTTGGGCAGCAGGAAGATGGGCTTACTTAAACCCTAAACTCCGCCGCACAGATCCACGTATCTTTGATAGCAACGGTAACCCACTTTACGACACTGATTGGTTCAAAGAAACGTCACAAAATAGCCTTTCACAAAACCATCAGTTGGGTTTCAGCGGTGGTAACGAGCGCACGCAGTACTCATTCTCATTGGGCTATCGCGACGACCAAGGACTTCTCAAAACTTCGTACATGAAGCGTTATTCTGGACGTTTTACCATCGACGATCAAATCAAAAAATGGTTGAAAGTTGGGGGTACATTGAGCTACAATAACCAAAGCGAAAACATTGTCGATCAAGGTGATGCCGTAGCTCGGCAGATTGTGGAAGACTTCCCGTTCATGCCTACTAAATATGCTGACGGAACGTATGCCAACAACCGCGATTATCCATACGCCGAAGGAACCATGAGTTCGTTGCACCGTTTGATGGGTCGTAAGTATATCCTAAATACCCAAACTACGATAGGAAGCATGTACTCAAACATCAACCTTGCCAAAGGTCTTGAAATGCGTACAGTATTTGGTATCAACGTGCAAACACAAGAAAACAACCAGTCACAAACGCGTACGCTCAACATCGGTGGTAACGGTAACGCCTCTACCAGCAACCGTAAAGAAAGCTTCTGGTCGTTGGAAAACTACTTGACGTACAACAAACAGTTTGGTGACAAGCACTCGTTGACAGCCCTTTTGGGGATTTCGTGGCAAGAAACGAACCTCTTCTCTATGAGTGCCAGCATCAACAACTTCGCAACCGATTATTTTGAATTTAATAACTTGGGTGCGGGTGCTACCAACCCAGGCGTAGGCTCAGGAGCGTCTCGTTTTGCGTTTAACTCATACTTTGGACGTATCAACTACTCATTGGCCAACAAATACTTGGTAACACTTACTGGACGTGCCGACGGTTCGTCGAAATTCGGGGAAAACCATAAGTTTGCCTTCTTCCCATCAGGAGCGTTGGCATGGCGTGTTTCTGAAGAAGATTTCTTGAAAAACAATGCCGTGATTTCTAATTTGAAACTACGTACTAGCTTCGGTTTGACAGGTAACTCAGAAATCCCAGCTTACTCTTCTTTGTCTCTTTTAAGCTCTAACTATGCTACTATTTACGGCGATGCTCGCGTAGCTGGAACAGGTCTTTCTCGTTTGGCTAACCCAGACTTGCGTTGGGAAAAAACAGCTCAAGCTGACGTAGGTGCGGAGATTTCGCTTTTCAAAGGAAAAGTATCAATCGAAGCTGACTACTACTACCGTAAGACAACTGACATGCTTTTGGATGCTCCTGTACCACGTACAAGCGGCTATGCAACTATCCGTAAAAACGTTGGTTCGATGCAAAATAAAGGATTGGAACTTGGTATCAACACTGTAAACATCGACCGTGGTGGATTCCAGTGGAATACAACTTTCAACATCTCATTTAACCGCAATAAAGTACTTTCGTTGGCAACGCCTTCAGACATTTTCAACGTAGGTGGTCCTAACTTTACTAACCCAACCAACGTCATCCGTATCGGCGAGCCAGTAGGTTCGTTCTGGGGACTTACTCGTTTGGGCGTATGGAGCGAGTCAGAGCGCGAAGAAGCGGCTAAATACACTAGTTACCGTAACGGTTTGACAGTTCTTCCAGGTGACATCAAGTACCTTGACGTAAACGGTGACAAAGCCATTACTGACGCTGACCGTAGCATCATCGGAAATGGTAGCCCTAAATCATGGGGTGCAATGACAAACACGTTCCGTTATAATAACTTCGACCTTACACTTGAGCTTCAATTCTCGTACGGAAACGACGTTATGATGATGAACCTTCACGCAAGTGAAGACCGTCAGGCATTGGCAAACAGCTATACTTCGGTATTGGGCGCATGGACTCCACAAAACCAAAACTCGATGATTGCTGAAATCCGTGACACACGCGCAGGTTACGTAACTAACGTTGACTCATGGTGGATCAAAGATGGTTCGTTCCTTCGTGGTAGAAACCTCTTGTTGGGCTACACAGTTCCTAGCCACGTAACAAGCAAATTGAAGTTGAGCCGTCTAAGAGTGTATGCTACTACCCAAAACTTCTTCTTGGCATTGAAAGACAAGATTGTTGGTGACCCAGAAGTTACGCCAACCAACCAAGGAGACGGTAACAGTGCTTTCTCACAAGGGATGATTTGGCACAACTACCCTAAACCTACTACTTACATGTTGGGTATTCAGGTTGGGTTCTAA
- a CDS encoding prolyl oligopeptidase family serine peptidase: MKFFYTLFIHLILGGWMALFAQQLDMDALKAYPFPSELTASATGSRITWAFNEQGQRNIYVAEGPTFTARRLTNYLQDDGQELSSVAISADGKWVIYVRGGDHGSNWNDDLPVNPSFNTTPTKVQVWSIPFSGGEPKSLGEGENPVISPKSDKVAYSRGGQIYTVPIDGTAPATVLFTARGTNSTPVWSPDGSRIAFQSNRTDHQFIGVYTDAQTPIRWIDPQFKRDQSPRWSPDGQKLAFVRTNGLGGKPDSILARRPNLWSILTFDFTTGKTTPIWTSPKRLNGTIPTTHGTTNLHWAANRIVFLAYHDGWPHLYSLTESGGTPLLLTPGNFMCEHIQLSSDKKTLLFSANAGTDPLDIDRRHVVKVSVDRADMQVVTPGSGLEWSPVLTGDGTTIAFIGATPQRPPMPHVLTLTPNSTPQLIAADKLPTQYPASALVTPKQVTYKTPDGFTVHAQLFEKAGGPSKKPAIVYIHGGPPRQMLLGWHYSDYYANAYAMNQYLASLGFVVLSVNYRLGIGYGFEFHNPKNGGSYGASEYTDIKAAGEWLAKQSQVDSKRIGVYGGSYGGFLTAMALGKDSQLFAVGVDIHGVHDRTIERTRNLVLPDQYDRAPDAQYALETAWKSSPIAYMDTWKSPVLIIHGDDDRNVRFSQSTDLVRRLEDKNIYLETLVIVDDTHHFMKHQNQVNVNKAIAAFFLKKL, from the coding sequence ATGAAATTTTTCTACACCCTCTTTATTCACCTCATTTTGGGTGGCTGGATGGCCCTTTTTGCCCAACAACTTGACATGGACGCCCTCAAAGCGTATCCATTTCCCAGTGAATTAACGGCCTCCGCCACAGGCTCTCGCATTACTTGGGCTTTTAACGAACAAGGGCAACGCAACATTTACGTCGCCGAAGGGCCAACGTTTACCGCTCGTCGCCTCACCAATTATCTTCAAGACGATGGGCAAGAACTGAGCAGTGTGGCGATTTCGGCCGACGGGAAATGGGTTATTTATGTTCGCGGGGGCGACCACGGTTCTAACTGGAACGACGATCTCCCCGTCAACCCAAGCTTTAATACCACGCCTACCAAAGTTCAAGTATGGAGTATTCCTTTTTCGGGAGGCGAGCCCAAATCGCTGGGCGAAGGCGAAAACCCCGTCATTTCTCCCAAAAGTGATAAAGTAGCTTACAGTAGAGGGGGGCAAATTTATACCGTACCCATCGACGGTACCGCACCTGCTACGGTTCTTTTTACCGCCCGTGGCACCAATAGTACGCCCGTTTGGTCGCCCGACGGTAGCCGCATTGCCTTTCAATCCAATCGTACCGATCACCAGTTTATTGGTGTCTATACCGATGCCCAAACGCCTATTCGGTGGATTGACCCGCAATTCAAACGTGACCAATCGCCACGCTGGTCGCCCGACGGACAGAAATTGGCCTTTGTTCGCACCAACGGTCTCGGCGGGAAACCAGATTCTATTTTGGCCCGCCGCCCAAATCTGTGGTCGATTCTTACCTTTGATTTTACCACGGGCAAAACCACGCCTATCTGGACATCGCCCAAGCGCCTAAACGGCACCATCCCTACCACCCACGGTACGACCAATTTACACTGGGCTGCTAACCGAATTGTCTTTTTAGCGTACCACGACGGCTGGCCGCACCTGTACTCGTTGACTGAATCGGGCGGTACACCTCTTTTGCTTACTCCTGGCAATTTTATGTGTGAACACATTCAACTGAGTTCTGACAAAAAAACGCTGTTATTTTCGGCCAATGCAGGTACTGACCCGCTCGACATCGACCGCCGCCACGTAGTAAAAGTATCCGTTGACCGCGCCGATATGCAAGTCGTTACTCCAGGCTCAGGATTGGAATGGTCACCTGTTTTAACTGGTGATGGCACAACGATAGCATTCATTGGCGCTACTCCACAACGGCCACCTATGCCACACGTGCTTACTCTTACTCCCAATTCCACTCCTCAGCTCATAGCCGCCGATAAGCTTCCAACTCAATATCCCGCTTCTGCATTAGTTACGCCCAAACAAGTTACGTACAAAACCCCCGATGGCTTTACTGTTCATGCGCAACTTTTTGAAAAAGCAGGAGGTCCTTCCAAAAAACCAGCGATTGTCTATATCCACGGCGGACCGCCTCGCCAAATGCTCCTTGGCTGGCATTATTCTGACTACTATGCCAATGCCTACGCCATGAATCAGTACTTGGCAAGTTTGGGATTTGTGGTTCTTTCGGTCAATTACCGTTTGGGAATTGGGTACGGATTTGAGTTTCATAACCCCAAAAACGGAGGCAGTTATGGTGCTTCGGAATACACTGACATCAAGGCCGCAGGCGAATGGCTCGCTAAACAAAGCCAAGTGGATTCTAAGCGAATTGGGGTATATGGTGGCTCGTATGGTGGATTTCTGACCGCGATGGCTCTTGGCAAAGATTCGCAGCTTTTTGCCGTAGGAGTTGACATTCATGGGGTACACGACCGCACCATCGAGCGAACGCGTAACCTAGTGCTTCCCGACCAATACGACCGCGCGCCCGATGCCCAATATGCCCTCGAAACAGCTTGGAAATCATCCCCCATTGCCTATATGGATACGTGGAAATCGCCCGTACTTATCATTCACGGCGACGACGACCGTAATGTACGCTTTAGCCAAAGTACCGACCTCGTTCGCCGATTAGAAGACAAAAACATTTACCTCGAAACCCTAGTGATTGTCGATGATACCCACCACTTTATGAAACATCAAAATCAAGTCAACGTCAACAAAGCCATTGCGGCTTTCTTTTTGAAAAAGCTATAA
- a CDS encoding type II toxin-antitoxin system HigA family antitoxin → MNHVLRTERDYDVALRRIDQIFDAAPGTPEGDEAELLVVLIKDYENKYHPVLPPDPIEAIKLTLEERGMKAKDLVGLIGSKGYVSQILNRKKPLTAEIMRILNRQLGIPADILLS, encoded by the coding sequence ATGAACCACGTTTTGAGAACAGAAAGAGATTATGACGTTGCTCTTCGTCGAATTGATCAAATTTTTGATGCAGCTCCAGGTACGCCAGAAGGTGACGAAGCTGAGTTACTTGTAGTTTTAATAAAAGATTATGAAAATAAATATCATCCTGTTCTACCTCCTGATCCAATTGAAGCAATAAAATTGACATTGGAAGAAAGAGGAATGAAAGCAAAAGATTTGGTAGGACTCATTGGTTCTAAAGGATATGTATCGCAAATACTAAACCGAAAAAAACCACTAACGGCTGAAATAATGCGGATATTGAATCGACAATTAGGAATTCCTGCTGACATTTTACTTTCGTAG